CCAGGAAGTTTGGGGTGACAAATTCGCTTTTGCCCCGTTTGCTCCCCCAAAACAGCGGCGAGACCGGGagcgccgcccccgccggcaGAGAGGTACGGAGCGGGCCCGGGCGGGGACGGCCGGTGACACAGCGGGAGCGCCTCCGGACCCGCTTACACAACTCCGGAACGGGGCAAAAACCCGCCGGAACGGGCAAAAACCGCCCCCGGCACTGCTCCCGTCCCTGCCCGCAGCCGGGAACGGGCTGCGAGCTCTGGGGGCTCCCGCACCCCGCCCCCCGAGCCGTGCTTTTGCcaaaaaaggggattttggggtgtcggGGCCGCCTCGGCAGGGGGAACGGGGGTTGTTGCTGCtttggctggagctgtgctggtttgCACTTGGGGTTTTGGTTCTTTTCCGGTGCTTCCTCCCCAGCGCCGGGGCAGAAGTGGCAGCGGAGCTGCAGCCGGGCCCGGCCCTCGCCCCGCGGCACCTGCCGGGGCTCCAGGCCCCCGAAACGGGGTGAAAAGAGGCTGTTTCTGTGAACTTCACCCCAAAAACGTACGTGGGCAGGGGGGCAGGGGGACCTGGCGCTGTCAGGgaggggggacacagggaactGGGGGGACCCCTGGGCAGGAGGGTGGGTTGGACTCCCCCTCACCTCCATTTTGGGGTTGATTTGTGCATTTTTGGGGCACAATCCCTgagtttggggtgtccctgaccCTTGGGGAGACAGAAAACCCCGAGTTTAGCCTCATTTTGGGAGGGGGACTGCTGTGCCCCCACCCCTGTCACGGCTCTGTCGTTCCTCGGTGGCTCTGATTAGCATTTAATTAACATGCCTAGTGCTTAATTAACCACCCCAAAGCTTAACGAACCTCCCTCAGGGCTTGAGGAAGGCCCTTGGGGTTGGGCCCCTGGCCACACCTCAACCTGCACGACCAGTTTGGGGcactttccccatttcctcAGCTTTGGGGCTGTCCCGTGTGGGGAGTGTCAGGAGTTCACTCTGACAGGGCCATTTTGGGGTGAAaccccaggatttgggatctgtgtGACCTTCCCTGCCCCTGGAATTCTCGCTTTTTCCCCCAGAACAGCATCACTCTCAACTCATCAAAATCGCCCCAATTTCCTCCCACCCAACACAGGCAGGACTCCAAATctgggggaaaatcccaaattcctccccaaaacccccaaattctcccccaaaaaaccccaaacccccccatcCCCATGCAGACCACCCATCTCACCGCCGTTTTTCCCTGAATCCAgattgtttttcctgttttcacccccaaaaaccccaaactcccccTTCCCTTGCAGACCACCCGTCTCACCCctgtttttccccaaatcccgaGCACGCTTTTCCTGTTtcaccccccaaaaccccaaatctccccccaaaaaaaccccaaatcccccccaaaccacccTCCCCATGCAGACCACCTGTCTCATCCCCGTTTTTCCCTGAATCCCGAGTGTGTTTTTCCTGTTCCACACCCAAaagcccaaatccccccaaataccccaaatcccccccaaatctctcccaaaaaccccaaactcccccTCCCCGTGCAGACCGCCCGTCTCAGCCCCGTTTTTCCCTGAATCTCGAGCACACTTTTCCTGTTTCAcccaccaaaaccccaaatctctcccaaatcccccccccccaaaatctccaaacTCCCCCTCCCCATGCAGACCGCCCATCTCAGccccatttttccctgaatCCCGAGTGTGTGTTTCCTGTTCCacacccaaaaccccaaatccccccccaaaaaccccaacctcCCCGTCCCCGTGCAGACCGCCCATCTCAGCCCCGTTTTTTGCCCCTGCGGTCCCTCAGGATGGCGGAGCCGCCCGTGGTGCCGGTGTTCTGCACCGGCGTCTCGGCGCAGGTGCGGCGCCAGCGGGccaaggagctggggctgggccggcACGACAACGCCGTGCGCTACCTGGGCCAGGATTTCGGGCAGCTGGCCGAGGAGTGCCGGCGCTCCGGGACCCTGTTCCGGGACCCCTCCTTCCCCCCGGCCGCCGCCTCCCTCGGCTTCCGCGAGCTGGGCCCCGGCTCCTCCAAAACGCGCGGCGTGCAGTGGAAGAGGCCCACGGTGAGCCCGGCTCCGTCCCCGCGCCCCCCGAAAAGTCGCGTGGGAGCGCGGGAGCATTCCTGATTTCGGCTTTCCCGCAGGAGCTGTGCCCGCGCCCGCAGTTCATCGTGGACGGCGCCACGCGCACTGACATCTGCCAGGGAGCGCTGGGTGAGGGATCCTCGCTCTCCGCCCCGGCTCTGGGCGGTTTGGGGGGCGGCTCGGCCAACGGTTTGGCGTTTTTGGCTCTGTCCAGGTGACTGTTGGCTGCTGGCGGCCATCGCCTCGCTGACGCTCAACGAGACCCTCCTGCACCGCGTGGTGCCGCACGGGCAGAGCTTCCAGCAGGGCTACGCCGGCATCTTCCACTTCCAGGTCAGCAAAGCCCGGGCTCGGGGCTCCCTTCTGCCGTTCTGAGTGCAAATCCCAACGTTTTGGGGGCTCCCACCATCGCTTCAGGTCTCCTCTTGTCATTCTGAGGTTCCCACGCCATTTTGGGGCTTCCTTCACCTTTTTAGGCCTCCCCTTGACCATTTCGAGGGGAATTCTCACAGTTTTGGGGCTCCACTCTGCAAATTTGGGGTGACCCCCCAGCGTTTTGAGGATTACCTCCACCATTTTGGTCACACCCCTAATTTTGGGAGGGTCCCCCAGTACTTTGTGTCCTTTCCCCACCCAGTTCCTCGTGTCCTATTCCATGATGGCAACTCCACTTCCCCGCTGCCTTGTGGGACCCCAAACTGGGcgttttccccccaaaatccctggatGAAGCAGGGGGCTCCCTCCTCCTTGTGCCCCCAGATCTGGCAGTTTGGCGAGTGGCTGGACGTGGTGGTGGACGATTTCCTGCCCACCAAGGACGGGAAGCTGCTCTTCGTGCACTCGGCCGAGGGCTCCGAGTTCTGGAGCGCGCTGCTGGAAAAGGCCTACGCCAAGTACGGCCCCTCCCCGCTCCCCGCGCCCCTTTTTGGGgcagaaccccccaaaaaccgccCCGGCTGCCGCGCAGGGTGAACGGCTGCTACGAGGCGCTGTCGGGCGGCAGCACCTCCGAGGGCTTCGAGGACTTCACGGGCGGCGTCACCGAGTGGTTCGACCTGCGCCGGCCCCCGGCCGACCTCTACCAGATCATCCTCAAGGCGCTGGAGCGCGGCTCCCTGCTCGGCTGCTCCATCGACGTGAGTCACCCCCGGCGTTTCGGGGCAAAACCGGCGGGATTTGGGGCGCTCCCTGCCTAACGCCGCGCTGGCTCCCCGCAGATAACCAGCGCCTTCGACATGGAGGCGGTGACCTTCAAGAAGCTGGTGAAGGGCCACGCCTACTCGGTGACTGGCGCCAAGCAGGTGAGGGCGGACGgcggtttggggggaaaagggtggattttgggtggtgGAGCCCTGACGGCGCCGTCGGCAGATCCCGTACCGCGGGCAGGCCCTGGAGCTGATCCGGATGCGCAATCCCTGGGGAGAGGTGGAGTGGACGGGCGCCTGGAGCGACGGGTGAGGCTTCGTTAGCGCTGAGCTCGTTAGCGCTAATGAGCCAGCGCCCCGCtgaccccgctgtccccgcagctCGGCCGAGTGGCACGCGGTGGAGCCGGCACTGCGCCAGCAGCTCATGGTCAAGATGGAGGATGGGGAATTCTGGTAGGAGAAGTTCAACTCAAACCCCTTTTCCCGGCCCTTTCGGGCCCCGAAATGAGGGCAAACAAACTCTTCCTGCAGGATGTCCTTCCGGGATTTCCTGCGGGAATTCACCCGCCTGGAGATCTGCAACCTCACCCCGGACGCGCTGCAGTCCCGCAAGTTCCGCAAGTGGAACACGCGGCTCTACGACGGGACGTGGCGGcgcggcagcaccgccggcggCTGCCGCAACTACCCCGGTACGCGCCGGgggccggccccgggcccgccgggccgggcgcccGCTGAGCCTCCTGTGCCCCCTTTGCAGCCACGTTCTGGATCAACCCCCAGTTCAAGATCCAGCTGGAGGAGGTGGACGATGACCGGGACGAGGACGGCGGGCGGGAGCCGGGCTGCAGCTTCCTGCTGGCGCTGATGCAGAAGCACCGGCGCCGCGAGCGCCGCTACGGCAAGGACATGGAGACCATCGGCTTCGCTGTCTACGAGGTAGCGGGGCCAGCTGGGCTCAGTCAGGGCCAGCTGTGGTTGCCTGGTGTCAGCCGTCACCGACCGCGGTGCCCGGTGTCCCGTCTCTCCGCAGGTCCCTCCCGAGGTGGGTGCCacgcgccggcggcgccggtcCGGCGCGGCGCCGGTCGGGGCAGGCCGCCCCCGCGGGTGTTTTTGGGGCGGCTCTGGAGCGTTTCCCCCGGTGCCCGCAGTACGTGGGGAGGTCGGGCGTGCACCTGAAGCGGGAGTTCTTCCTGGCCAACGCCTCGCGCGCGCGCTCCGAGCAGTTCATCAACCTGCGCGAGGTGAGCACGCGCTTCCGGCTGCCGCCCGGCGAGTACATCGTGGTGCCCTCCACCTTCGAGCCCAACAAGGAGGGCGACTTCGTGCTCCGCGTCTTCTCTGAGAAGAGAGCCGGCACCGAGTAAGCGTCGCCGCGGCAGCGCCGGCCagcccgcgccgcgcccgcgcTCAGCCCGCGCTGTGTCTGTCCGCAGGGA
The sequence above is a segment of the Lonchura striata isolate bLonStr1 chromosome 36, bLonStr1.mat, whole genome shotgun sequence genome. Coding sequences within it:
- the CAPN1 gene encoding calpain-1 catalytic subunit, producing MAEPPVVPVFCTGVSAQVRRQRAKELGLGRHDNAVRYLGQDFGQLAEECRRSGTLFRDPSFPPAAASLGFRELGPGSSKTRGVQWKRPTELCPRPQFIVDGATRTDICQGALGDCWLLAAIASLTLNETLLHRVVPHGQSFQQGYAGIFHFQIWQFGEWLDVVVDDFLPTKDGKLLFVHSAEGSEFWSALLEKAYAKVNGCYEALSGGSTSEGFEDFTGGVTEWFDLRRPPADLYQIILKALERGSLLGCSIDITSAFDMEAVTFKKLVKGHAYSVTGAKQIPYRGQALELIRMRNPWGEVEWTGAWSDGSAEWHAVEPALRQQLMVKMEDGEFWMSFRDFLREFTRLEICNLTPDALQSRKFRKWNTRLYDGTWRRGSTAGGCRNYPATFWINPQFKIQLEEVDDDRDEDGGREPGCSFLLALMQKHRRRERRYGKDMETIGFAVYEVPPEYVGRSGVHLKREFFLANASRARSEQFINLREVSTRFRLPPGEYIVVPSTFEPNKEGDFVLRVFSEKRAGTEEMDDKIQATLPDEKVLGESEIDENFKQLFRQLAGPDLEISVTELQTILNRIIAKHKDLRTKGFSIESCRSMVNLMDKDGNGKLGLVEFNVLWNRIRNYLSIFRKFDLDKSGSISAYELRLALEAAGYRLSKRLHELLITRYAEPDLALDFDSFVCCLVRLETMFRFFQAMDVDKDGVVTFDLLQWLQLTMFA